From the Lathyrus oleraceus cultivar Zhongwan6 chromosome 3, CAAS_Psat_ZW6_1.0, whole genome shotgun sequence genome, the window TGGGCCTTGGAAGAGAATCTTAACCAAATTCAGCACAAGTCACCCATGTGTGTCACTTTTGGTTCTCCTTTGGTTGGTAATCATATACTCTCTCATGCTTCAAACCGACAAAACTGGTCTCGTCGCTTCGTACACTTTGTCATGCGATATGACATAGTGCCAAGGATTTTTCTTGCTCCTTTCTCTTGTATTGAGAAACTTTTCAGTCATGCTCTTCAGCTTTTGACTCCCGACGACAACAACTTCAAACCTCAGGATTCAATAAGAGACAGCGTGAGTTGTGAATTTTACTCCACCGTGATGAGGAATGCAGCAACTGTTACAAGGCATGTTGCTTGTAATCTAATGGGAAGCACAAATTTGTTGTTGGAGACTATGACAAATTTTGTTGAGTTAAGCCCTTATAGACCCTTTGGAACTTATATTTTCTGCAATGGTAATGGCCATTTGATTGTGGTAAATAACTCGGACGCCGTTTTGCAACTCATGTTTCATATTGCTCAGCTAAAAGATTTGACACAACTTTCTGAAGTTGCCAACAAAAGCATACTGCAACATCTAGCCTATGAAGCTGAATTAGAGGAGAGTTTGGGAATGCAAAATGTGGTGTACTTAAACAAACTTGATGACCTTCCCTTGTCTTCTGGTGATGTTCCTAATACCGATATTGCAGCCGCCTTGGATAGCCTTGGACTGGTCAGTAATTTTTTTTCTTGCTTTCTATATATATCTATAGAAGTCATATTAAGTTAGAGCCAAGGTTTCAAAAAGTGTGATTGTGGCTGCGACGTTAGAGTTTTTATTTAGTCTTAGTGACCACACTATGACTGCAATTGTGGTTGCTCACGAGGTGACACTGGACCTTGATTTCAAAAACTTGGTTAGAGGATGTTATTGCGAGAGAAGTTAATATTGACCATCCATTTACGATGGTATGGTCAAGAATAACTTCTCTTTCAATATAACAGATCTTATATTTCGAGCATAAAGTTAGACTGCATAGTTTAGCCAGCTGATATATGTTTGTGTGTGAGACTGAGATGATTTGTTTTTGCTGAAATTGATCTCAGAGCGTAAGAGCGCGGCTATGCCTTAGAGCAGCTGGTGAGTTAGAAAAGCAAAAGGAAAGAAATGAGGAGAAAATAAAAAAGGAGATTCAAGAAAAGGCTGTGGCAAGCATGAGGGATTTGGAAGAGTACAAAGCAACCTGTGAGATAAACAAGGGAAAAGGTTATTATGATGCCTTCAAGGTGCAAAAGGAGACAAAGGATTTCCAAGCAAACGTGAAGAGGCTTGTGCTTGCAGGAGTATGGGATGAGATCATTGAAATGCTGAAGAGGTATGCACTGCCAGACGAATTTGAAGGAAAAAAAGAATGGATTGAACTCGGAACCAGGTTCCGTCGTCTTGTTGAGCCTCTAGATATTGCCAACTATTACCGTCATTTGAAGAATGAGGACACAGGTCCTTATATGAATAAGGCTAGGCCAAAGAGGTATAGGTACACTCAGAGATGGTTGGAACATGCTAACAGGATGCCAAAAGAAGATATCACAGAATCCAGTTTTTGGGCTGAGGTGGAGGAGCTTTGTAGCTGGATTAGTAACAATAAACCTTTTGAAGATGTCAAGGAAAGGGTTCTCAAACTTGAGCATGATATCAAAAAGTGGATTGATAAAAGGGAACTAACCAAGGATGTGTTCTCAAAGGATCCTACTTTTATAAAGCTATGGGAAACTCTACCTCATGAACACAAATCCACATCCTGCATCTCTGCTCTCTTTACTGTTAAAGGATAAATCACCTTTCTGATGTATTCTTAGTCTTAGCATTATCATGTATGGCATGACTTGTGATTACCATCCACATTTCATTCACACTATTATACTTAATCATAAATTTGTTTCTTGTTTGAAAATTTGTAAACTcgaaagaaaataaaaaaataaattggAGATGCGGGGTATCAATCCCCGTACCTCTTGCATGCTAAGTGAGCGCTCTACCATCTGAGCTACATCCCCACATATAAATTATGATTTTAGGCTATCTTTTAAGAGATTTGAATCTCCTCAAGAACATTCTGGAAACTCAATCTCCCCCAACAAGACTAAGACTAAGGGAAGCAAAAAGCAATGCCAAATGCCAACCTGTTTCGGCCTTTTTGAAACACAATTTCCAGGGATCAGGTGAAACAAAGTCTCATTTGAAGGTTATGAATTAAAATATTCATGAAGTGACTATCAAGTCAAAAGGATCTAGTTATTGATAGTTACATAGTGTTGAATTTTTCTCTAGAAAAGTACTAGCAAAATTTAGATATTAATTTGATATTGGTGAACTTTCGGACAAATAATTAATTAAAGATCAGATGAGTTTAGCAACAGAAAATTATTATTGATACACTgtctttattttgtttttctagaatgatcttgttttttatttttatcatgAATTTTTTAAAGAATGATTAGGTGTAAAAATTCTGAAACTTGTGAAAAGTGTTATGTTGTATGTTATTATCATTACAACTTAAAAAATAGAATGgatataaattttaaaaaatcaatcATTATATTAGAGTCACACGCGCGCACACACGTTTCTAACCATCTAACTAAATAATAGGTAATAGAATTATTATAAATTAGCGGTTAAAATCCTAATATTTAGGGAAAATTATATTTTAACACCCCGTTCAAATTGGAGTGTATGGAAAGGAGATTCAGGTTGGAAACTAGAAGAGATAAAGATCCAAGTTGCAGTGGTTTTGTAAAGAGGTCTGCCACTTGATCTTTGGAGTTGAGTTGATCGGCTGAAGATGTACAATTTAGTCTTTGACTTTGTCACGAACGAGATGACAATCCATCTCAATATGTTTTGTACGCTCGCGGAAGACTGAATTTGTAGCAATGTAAATGACACTTTGATTGTCATAAAATATAGTGACTGGTCGGGGATGAGGGATAGACAAGTCTCGGAGCATATGAAGAAGTCATTGTGTTTTGCAAGTTGTGTTAGCGAGAGCGCGGTATTCTATCTCTGAAGAAGAATGAGACACCACTTGTTGCTTCTTTGATTTCTAGCTTATCAAAGAAGATCCTAGATAAAAATAGAATCTCGTTGTGAATCTTCGTGTAAGTTTGAAAGAACACCAATATGCATTAGTAAAGTCGTTGATAGTCAACCTGGATGCAGTTTTGAAAAACAGACCGGTTGGAGGAGATTTTTTCAAGTAACGAGCAATTCGTAGAGCTGCGTTGAAGTGTATTGTTGTTGGATTTGCAAAGAATTGGCTTAATCTGCATGTAGAAAAAAGTATGTCAGGGTGAGAATGTGTTAAGTATATTAATTTACCAATTAATCTTCTGAATTGGGTAGGATCGGATAGGAGATttgttggatcagcatgttgttgtTCCTTTTGGATTGTCTGCATTTtgcaaaacaacaacaataaataAGTGCTCAAAGTGTTCGAGATTAATCTAACTTACTTAAACTTTATGGAGGTGCATAAATGACATATGTTGGACGCGATGTCATAACATATGGGTACGACATATAGGTCTTGTGCAACAGGTTATTGCTGTTAGGTTTTGGAAGACTTTTTGGTCAAAGATTAGATCAAATTTTACTG encodes:
- the LOC127126178 gene encoding protein EDS1L, with translation MIIRNHESDQNMVGGLVGDNIGLNEEVIKKTCSLSFKAHKSPKEPYISENFKTSSESVAYLVISFPGSWVETDWFVTKPFGETKIDLGHFPLLKSVGNDETALVNQAFLNRFDSLFKFSSIISEVKKAMAEGKQVVFTGHSSGAVLAILATFWALEENLNQIQHKSPMCVTFGSPLVGNHILSHASNRQNWSRRFVHFVMRYDIVPRIFLAPFSCIEKLFSHALQLLTPDDNNFKPQDSIRDSVSCEFYSTVMRNAATVTRHVACNLMGSTNLLLETMTNFVELSPYRPFGTYIFCNGNGHLIVVNNSDAVLQLMFHIAQLKDLTQLSEVANKSILQHLAYEAELEESLGMQNVVYLNKLDDLPLSSGDVPNTDIAAALDSLGLSVRARLCLRAAGELEKQKERNEEKIKKEIQEKAVASMRDLEEYKATCEINKGKGYYDAFKVQKETKDFQANVKRLVLAGVWDEIIEMLKRYALPDEFEGKKEWIELGTRFRRLVEPLDIANYYRHLKNEDTGPYMNKARPKRYRYTQRWLEHANRMPKEDITESSFWAEVEELCSWISNNKPFEDVKERVLKLEHDIKKWIDKRELTKDVFSKDPTFIKLWETLPHEHKSTSCISALFTVKG